The following coding sequences lie in one Populus nigra chromosome 15, ddPopNigr1.1, whole genome shotgun sequence genomic window:
- the LOC133674754 gene encoding uncharacterized protein LOC133674754 isoform X2, producing the protein MSLSRSQPSNTTTDTILPGPPSRNNFSSLDLSSSNLLAFPSGSSISIVDALSLQLISTFPLPPPPSSTSSPSLSPFITSVRFTPSPLNRNLLSTEPSSSHLLLAAADRHGRIALLDFRLKSIVLWLEPDPNPKSGIQDLCWILSRSDSYALAAISGPSSLYLYTTTGAASTATASNCCFFKYDASPEFLSCIRRDPFDSRHFCVIGLKGFLLSVKVLAESENDVILKEFKIPTDYSDLLRLEKDVTPSSGGVGGSLAPASAVFPLYSVKMAFSPQWRNILFVTFPRELVVFDLKYETVLFSAALPRGCGKFLDVLPDPNNELLYCAHLDGKLSIWRRKEGEQVHVMCAMEELMPSIGTSVPSPSVLAVAICQSESTLQHVAKICSDAPDSPSAEVDFDNPFDFCDDTVVHSTTHMISISDDGKVWNWLLTAEGTGDNHKDTVADSHEIPLIGDNANAVVVTDGLGKEAGKQHELGNGNKNRLSSTLSQDLSFKISLVGQLQLLSSTVTMLAVPSPSLVATLARGGNYPAVAVPLVALGTQSGTIDVVDVSANAVAASFSVHNSTVRGLRWLGNSRLVSFSYNQVNEKNGGYNNRLVVTCLRSGLNRPFRVLQKPERAPIRALRTSSSGRYLLILFRDAPVEVWAMTKTPIMLRSLALPFTVLEWTLPTVPRPVQNGPSKQVLWSSKDQTPVAQDGASTAKEPASESTGSSDASQDDTAESFAFALVNGALGVFEVHGRRIRDFRPKWPSSSFVSSDGLITAMAYRLPHVVMGDRSGNIRWWDVTTGHSSSFNTHREGIRRIKFSPVVPGDRSRGLIAVLFYDNTFSIFDLDLPDPLANSLLQPLFPGTLVLELDWLPLRTNRNDPLVLCIAGADSSFRLVEVNINDKKLGLQPRAIKEKFQPMPICSPILLPTPHALALRMILQLGVKPSWFNTCSTTIDKRPHLIPGTASFKGDLRNYIIDLPPVGDSVVPEMLLKVLDPYRREGCILDDETARLYAIVVKKGCAARFAFAAAIFGETSEALFWLQLPRALKHLMDKLVTKSTQKAPVSASTPELDDVTMLNRISSKGRSVIGTEKKDPLSEGQLRSMAFQKEELWESACERIPWHEKLEGEEAIQNRVHELVSIGNLEAAVSLLLSTSPESSYFYVNALRAVALSSAVSRSLHELAVKVVAANMVQTDRSLSGTHLLCAVGRYQEACSQLQDAGCWTDAATLAATHLSGSDYARVLLRWANHVLHAEHNIWRALILYVAAGALQDALAALREAQQPDTAAMFILACHEGHAQFISNLGNSDDESGSSIKDTLVGLPGLNPENEDVIAVGEYYGQYQRKLVHLCMDSQPFSD; encoded by the exons ATGTCCCTCTCTAGATCACAACCAAGCAACACCACAACTGATACAATCCTCCCTGGCCCACCTTCCCGTAATAACTTTTCCTCCCTCGATCTTTCATCTTCAAATCTCCTCGCCTTTCCCTCCGGTTCTTCCATTTCCATAGTTGATGCTCTTTCCCTCCAATTAATCTCCACTTTTCCtctccctcctcctccttcttccacttcctctccttctctttcccCCTTCATCACTTCCGTACGCTTCACGCCTTCTCCTCTCAATCGCAACCTCCTCTCCACCGAACCTTCTTCCTCCCACCTCCTCCTCGCCGCCGCCGACCGCCATGGCCGTATTGCTCTCCTCGATTTCCGCCTCAAGTCCATTGTCCTCTGGCTCGAACCTGATCCCAATCCGAAATCTGGTATCCAAGACCTTTGCTGGATCCTCTCTCGTTCCGATTCATACGCCCTCGCCGCCATTTCTGGTCCTTCTTCTCTTTATCTCTACACCACCACCGGCGCCGCTTCCACTGCCACCGCTTCGAATTGTTGTTTCTTTAAGTACGATGCGTCGCCGGAGTTTTTGTCGTGCATTCGTCGTGATCCGTTTGATTCGCGGCATTTTTGTGTCATCGGACTTAAAGGATTTTTATTGTCGGTGAAAGTGCTCGCAGAGAGTGAGAATGACGTCATTTTAAAGGAATTTAAGATTCCGACGGATTATAGTGATTTGTTGAGGCTAGAGAAGGACGTAACGCCGAGCAGTGGTGGTGTGGGAGGATCCTTGGCGCCGGCATCGGCGGTTTTTCCGTTGTATAGTGTGAAAATGGCGTTTTCACCACAATGGAGGAATATTCTGTTTGTCACGTTTCCTAGGGAGCTTGTGGTTTTTGATTTGAAATACGAGACCGTGCTTTTTAGTGCTGCATTGCCTAGAGGCTGTGGGAAGTTTCTGGATGTTTTGCCGGATCCGAATAATGAATTGCTTTACTGCGCTCATCTTGATGGAAAGCTCAGTATTTGGCGGCGAAAAGA AGGAGAACAGGTGCATGTAATGTGTGCAATGGAGGAGTTGATGCCGTCAATTGGAACATCGGTCCCTTCTCCTTCAGTTCTAGCTGTTGCCATTTGTCAGTCAGAGTCTACGCTCCAACATGTTGCTAAGATTTGTTCTGATGCACCTGATTCTCCGTCGGCTGAGGTGGATTTTGACAATCCTTTTGATTTCTGTGATGATACTGTTGTTCACTCTACTACACATATGATCTCAATTTCTGATGATGGAAAAGTATGGAACTGGCTGTTAACTGCTGAAGGGACTGGAGACAATCATAAGGATACGGTTGCTGATTCCCATGAAATTCCACTTATAGGGGACAATGCCAATGCTGTAGTTGTGACTGATGGACTTGGCAAAGAAGCAGGCAAGCAACATGAGCTTGGGAATGGCAATAAAAACCGCCTCTCATCTACTTTGAGCCAGGATTTGTCGTTTAAG ATCAGTTTAGTTGGGCAGCTGCAGCTTCTTTCTTCGACAGTTACTATGCTGGCTGTCCCCTCTCCTTCTCTAGTAGCTACTTTGGCCC GTGGGGGGAATTATCCTGCTGTAGCTGTTCCTCTGGTTGCTCTGGGTACTCAATCTGGGACAATTGATGTTGTTGATGTTTCTGCAAATGCTGTTGCAGCTAGTTTTTCAGTTCATAATAGTACGGTTAGGGGGTTACGATGGCTTGGAAATTCTAGACTTGTTTCATTTTCTTACAATCAG gtgaatgaaaaaaatggagGTTACAATAATCGGCTTGTTGTAACCTGTCTTAGAAGCGGTCTTAACAGACCATTTCGAGTTTTACAAAAGCCAGAACGTGCACCCATTAGAGCTCTACGAACTTCTTCATCTGGAAG GtatcttcttattttattcCGTGATGCACCGGTGGAGGTTTGGGCAATGACAAAAACTCCCATCATG CTTAGATCATTAGCTCTTCCATTTACGGTATTGGAATGGACTCTTCCAACAGTTCCTCGGCCAGTTCAAAATGGTCCTTCTAAACAAGTGTTGTGGTCATCGAAAGATCAAACGCCTGTAGCACAAGATGGAGCATCCACTGCAAAGGAACCTGCATCAGAATCCA CAGGAAGCTCAGATGCTTCTCAGGATGACACTGCTGAAAGTTTTGCATTTGCACTAGTAAATGGTGCTCTTGGAGTTTTTGAGGTTCATGGGCGGAGGATCCGGGATTTCAG ACCGAAATGGCCTTCATCTTCATTTGTGTCTTCTGATGGATTGATTACGGCCATGGCCTACCGCTTGCCTCATGTT GTCATGGGGGATAGGTCTGGGAACATACGGTGGTGGGATGTAACAACTGGGcattcttcatcatttaacaCTCACAGGGAAGGAATCAGGAGAATCAAATTCTCACCTGTTGTTCCTGGAGACCGCAGCCGAGGGCTTATTGCTGTCCTTTTTTATGACAAtaccttttctatttttgacCTT gaTTTGCCAGACCCGTTAGCTAATTCCCTTTTACAACCTCTATTTCCTGGAACCCTTGTGTTGGAACTCGATTGGTTGCCTCTGCGAACTAATAGAAATGACCCTCTGGTATTATGTATTGCTGGAGCTGATAGTAGCTTTCGCCTTGTTGAGGTTAACAT AAATGACAAAAAACTTGGCCTCCAACCCCGagctattaaagaaaaatttcagCCTATGCCTATATGCTCTCCCATACTGCTTCCCACACCACATGCACTG GCATTGCGGATGATCTTGCAATTAGGTGTCAAACCCTCTTGGTTTAACACTTGCAGCACAACTATTGACAAGAGGCCTCACTTAATTCCTGGAACTGCTTCATTCAAAGGGGATCTCCGGAATTACATAATTGATCTTCCACCTGTTGGTGACTCTGTGGTGCCAGAAATGCTCCTCAAAGTGTTAGATCCTTACAGGAGAGAAG GCTGCATACTTGATGATGAAACGGCTAGACTATATGCTATCGTAGTCAAGAAAGGCTGTGCTGCGAGGTTTGCATTTGCAGCTGCAATTTTTGGTGAAACCTCAGAAGCACTATTCTGGTTGCAGTTGCCTCGTGCTCTTAAACATTTGATGGATAAGCTAGTTACGAAGTCAACACAGAAAGCGCCTGTCTCAGCATCAACCCCAGAGCTCGATGACGTGACTATGCTGAACAGAATTTCATCAAAGGGGAGGTCGGTAATTGGGACTGAGAAAAAGGATCCATTG AGTGAAGGTCAACTTAGATCAATGGCTTTCCAGAAAGAAGAACTATGGGAAAGTGCTTGTGAGCGCATTCCTTGGCATGAGAAATTGGAGGGAGAAGAGGCTATTCAGAATCGAGTACATGA GCTCGTTTCTATTGGGAACTTAGAAGCAGCAGTCAGCTTGTTGCTTTCTACTTCTCCTGAGAGCTCTTATTTCTATGTAAATGCTCTACGTGCAGTCGCTCTCTCGTCTGCTGTGTCAAGGTCTCTTCATGAGCTTGCAGTTAAG GTTGTTGCAGCCAACATGGTCCAGACAGACAGATCATTGTCTGGCACTCATCTTCTTTGTGCTGTTGGAAGGTATCAAGAGGCTTGTTCACAG TTGCAAGATGCAGGATGCTGGACGGATGCTGCAACTTTGGCGGCTACACATTTAAGTGGATCTGATTATGCTAG GGTGTTGTTAAGATGGGCCAACCATGTCCTCCATGCCGAACACAACATCTGGAG GGCTCTTATTCTTTATGTTGCAGCTGGTGCATTGCAAGATGCCCTAGCAGCACTCCGGGAAGCACAACAACCTGATACAGCTGCCATGTTCATACTTGCTTGCCATGAAGGCCATGCacaatttatatcaaatttaggaAATTCAGATGATGAATCTGGGTCTTCAATCAAGGATACTCTCGTTGGCTTGCCAGGGTTGAATCCAGAGAATGAAGATGTCATTGCAGTAGGTGAATATTATGGACAATACCAAAGAAAGTTGGTGCATCTGTGCATGGACTCCCAGCCATTTTCTGACTAA
- the LOC133674754 gene encoding uncharacterized protein LOC133674754 isoform X1, with protein MSLSRSQPSNTTTDTILPGPPSRNNFSSLDLSSSNLLAFPSGSSISIVDALSLQLISTFPLPPPPSSTSSPSLSPFITSVRFTPSPLNRNLLSTEPSSSHLLLAAADRHGRIALLDFRLKSIVLWLEPDPNPKSGIQDLCWILSRSDSYALAAISGPSSLYLYTTTGAASTATASNCCFFKYDASPEFLSCIRRDPFDSRHFCVIGLKGFLLSVKVLAESENDVILKEFKIPTDYSDLLRLEKDVTPSSGGVGGSLAPASAVFPLYSVKMAFSPQWRNILFVTFPRELVVFDLKYETVLFSAALPRGCGKFLDVLPDPNNELLYCAHLDGKLSIWRRKEGEQVHVMCAMEELMPSIGTSVPSPSVLAVAICQSESTLQHVAKICSDAPDSPSAEVDFDNPFDFCDDTVVHSTTHMISISDDGKVWNWLLTAEGTGDNHKDTVADSHEIPLIGDNANAVVVTDGLGKEAGKQHELGNGNKNRLSSTLSQDLSFKISLVGQLQLLSSTVTMLAVPSPSLVATLARGGNYPAVAVPLVALGTQSGTIDVVDVSANAVAASFSVHNSTVRGLRWLGNSRLVSFSYNQVNEKNGGYNNRLVVTCLRSGLNRPFRVLQKPERAPIRALRTSSSGRYLLILFRDAPVEVWAMTKTPIMLRSLALPFTVLEWTLPTVPRPVQNGPSKQVLWSSKDQTPVAQDGASTAKEPASESTAGSSDASQDDTAESFAFALVNGALGVFEVHGRRIRDFRPKWPSSSFVSSDGLITAMAYRLPHVVMGDRSGNIRWWDVTTGHSSSFNTHREGIRRIKFSPVVPGDRSRGLIAVLFYDNTFSIFDLDLPDPLANSLLQPLFPGTLVLELDWLPLRTNRNDPLVLCIAGADSSFRLVEVNINDKKLGLQPRAIKEKFQPMPICSPILLPTPHALALRMILQLGVKPSWFNTCSTTIDKRPHLIPGTASFKGDLRNYIIDLPPVGDSVVPEMLLKVLDPYRREGCILDDETARLYAIVVKKGCAARFAFAAAIFGETSEALFWLQLPRALKHLMDKLVTKSTQKAPVSASTPELDDVTMLNRISSKGRSVIGTEKKDPLSEGQLRSMAFQKEELWESACERIPWHEKLEGEEAIQNRVHELVSIGNLEAAVSLLLSTSPESSYFYVNALRAVALSSAVSRSLHELAVKVVAANMVQTDRSLSGTHLLCAVGRYQEACSQLQDAGCWTDAATLAATHLSGSDYARVLLRWANHVLHAEHNIWRALILYVAAGALQDALAALREAQQPDTAAMFILACHEGHAQFISNLGNSDDESGSSIKDTLVGLPGLNPENEDVIAVGEYYGQYQRKLVHLCMDSQPFSD; from the exons ATGTCCCTCTCTAGATCACAACCAAGCAACACCACAACTGATACAATCCTCCCTGGCCCACCTTCCCGTAATAACTTTTCCTCCCTCGATCTTTCATCTTCAAATCTCCTCGCCTTTCCCTCCGGTTCTTCCATTTCCATAGTTGATGCTCTTTCCCTCCAATTAATCTCCACTTTTCCtctccctcctcctccttcttccacttcctctccttctctttcccCCTTCATCACTTCCGTACGCTTCACGCCTTCTCCTCTCAATCGCAACCTCCTCTCCACCGAACCTTCTTCCTCCCACCTCCTCCTCGCCGCCGCCGACCGCCATGGCCGTATTGCTCTCCTCGATTTCCGCCTCAAGTCCATTGTCCTCTGGCTCGAACCTGATCCCAATCCGAAATCTGGTATCCAAGACCTTTGCTGGATCCTCTCTCGTTCCGATTCATACGCCCTCGCCGCCATTTCTGGTCCTTCTTCTCTTTATCTCTACACCACCACCGGCGCCGCTTCCACTGCCACCGCTTCGAATTGTTGTTTCTTTAAGTACGATGCGTCGCCGGAGTTTTTGTCGTGCATTCGTCGTGATCCGTTTGATTCGCGGCATTTTTGTGTCATCGGACTTAAAGGATTTTTATTGTCGGTGAAAGTGCTCGCAGAGAGTGAGAATGACGTCATTTTAAAGGAATTTAAGATTCCGACGGATTATAGTGATTTGTTGAGGCTAGAGAAGGACGTAACGCCGAGCAGTGGTGGTGTGGGAGGATCCTTGGCGCCGGCATCGGCGGTTTTTCCGTTGTATAGTGTGAAAATGGCGTTTTCACCACAATGGAGGAATATTCTGTTTGTCACGTTTCCTAGGGAGCTTGTGGTTTTTGATTTGAAATACGAGACCGTGCTTTTTAGTGCTGCATTGCCTAGAGGCTGTGGGAAGTTTCTGGATGTTTTGCCGGATCCGAATAATGAATTGCTTTACTGCGCTCATCTTGATGGAAAGCTCAGTATTTGGCGGCGAAAAGA AGGAGAACAGGTGCATGTAATGTGTGCAATGGAGGAGTTGATGCCGTCAATTGGAACATCGGTCCCTTCTCCTTCAGTTCTAGCTGTTGCCATTTGTCAGTCAGAGTCTACGCTCCAACATGTTGCTAAGATTTGTTCTGATGCACCTGATTCTCCGTCGGCTGAGGTGGATTTTGACAATCCTTTTGATTTCTGTGATGATACTGTTGTTCACTCTACTACACATATGATCTCAATTTCTGATGATGGAAAAGTATGGAACTGGCTGTTAACTGCTGAAGGGACTGGAGACAATCATAAGGATACGGTTGCTGATTCCCATGAAATTCCACTTATAGGGGACAATGCCAATGCTGTAGTTGTGACTGATGGACTTGGCAAAGAAGCAGGCAAGCAACATGAGCTTGGGAATGGCAATAAAAACCGCCTCTCATCTACTTTGAGCCAGGATTTGTCGTTTAAG ATCAGTTTAGTTGGGCAGCTGCAGCTTCTTTCTTCGACAGTTACTATGCTGGCTGTCCCCTCTCCTTCTCTAGTAGCTACTTTGGCCC GTGGGGGGAATTATCCTGCTGTAGCTGTTCCTCTGGTTGCTCTGGGTACTCAATCTGGGACAATTGATGTTGTTGATGTTTCTGCAAATGCTGTTGCAGCTAGTTTTTCAGTTCATAATAGTACGGTTAGGGGGTTACGATGGCTTGGAAATTCTAGACTTGTTTCATTTTCTTACAATCAG gtgaatgaaaaaaatggagGTTACAATAATCGGCTTGTTGTAACCTGTCTTAGAAGCGGTCTTAACAGACCATTTCGAGTTTTACAAAAGCCAGAACGTGCACCCATTAGAGCTCTACGAACTTCTTCATCTGGAAG GtatcttcttattttattcCGTGATGCACCGGTGGAGGTTTGGGCAATGACAAAAACTCCCATCATG CTTAGATCATTAGCTCTTCCATTTACGGTATTGGAATGGACTCTTCCAACAGTTCCTCGGCCAGTTCAAAATGGTCCTTCTAAACAAGTGTTGTGGTCATCGAAAGATCAAACGCCTGTAGCACAAGATGGAGCATCCACTGCAAAGGAACCTGCATCAGAATCCA CAGCAGGAAGCTCAGATGCTTCTCAGGATGACACTGCTGAAAGTTTTGCATTTGCACTAGTAAATGGTGCTCTTGGAGTTTTTGAGGTTCATGGGCGGAGGATCCGGGATTTCAG ACCGAAATGGCCTTCATCTTCATTTGTGTCTTCTGATGGATTGATTACGGCCATGGCCTACCGCTTGCCTCATGTT GTCATGGGGGATAGGTCTGGGAACATACGGTGGTGGGATGTAACAACTGGGcattcttcatcatttaacaCTCACAGGGAAGGAATCAGGAGAATCAAATTCTCACCTGTTGTTCCTGGAGACCGCAGCCGAGGGCTTATTGCTGTCCTTTTTTATGACAAtaccttttctatttttgacCTT gaTTTGCCAGACCCGTTAGCTAATTCCCTTTTACAACCTCTATTTCCTGGAACCCTTGTGTTGGAACTCGATTGGTTGCCTCTGCGAACTAATAGAAATGACCCTCTGGTATTATGTATTGCTGGAGCTGATAGTAGCTTTCGCCTTGTTGAGGTTAACAT AAATGACAAAAAACTTGGCCTCCAACCCCGagctattaaagaaaaatttcagCCTATGCCTATATGCTCTCCCATACTGCTTCCCACACCACATGCACTG GCATTGCGGATGATCTTGCAATTAGGTGTCAAACCCTCTTGGTTTAACACTTGCAGCACAACTATTGACAAGAGGCCTCACTTAATTCCTGGAACTGCTTCATTCAAAGGGGATCTCCGGAATTACATAATTGATCTTCCACCTGTTGGTGACTCTGTGGTGCCAGAAATGCTCCTCAAAGTGTTAGATCCTTACAGGAGAGAAG GCTGCATACTTGATGATGAAACGGCTAGACTATATGCTATCGTAGTCAAGAAAGGCTGTGCTGCGAGGTTTGCATTTGCAGCTGCAATTTTTGGTGAAACCTCAGAAGCACTATTCTGGTTGCAGTTGCCTCGTGCTCTTAAACATTTGATGGATAAGCTAGTTACGAAGTCAACACAGAAAGCGCCTGTCTCAGCATCAACCCCAGAGCTCGATGACGTGACTATGCTGAACAGAATTTCATCAAAGGGGAGGTCGGTAATTGGGACTGAGAAAAAGGATCCATTG AGTGAAGGTCAACTTAGATCAATGGCTTTCCAGAAAGAAGAACTATGGGAAAGTGCTTGTGAGCGCATTCCTTGGCATGAGAAATTGGAGGGAGAAGAGGCTATTCAGAATCGAGTACATGA GCTCGTTTCTATTGGGAACTTAGAAGCAGCAGTCAGCTTGTTGCTTTCTACTTCTCCTGAGAGCTCTTATTTCTATGTAAATGCTCTACGTGCAGTCGCTCTCTCGTCTGCTGTGTCAAGGTCTCTTCATGAGCTTGCAGTTAAG GTTGTTGCAGCCAACATGGTCCAGACAGACAGATCATTGTCTGGCACTCATCTTCTTTGTGCTGTTGGAAGGTATCAAGAGGCTTGTTCACAG TTGCAAGATGCAGGATGCTGGACGGATGCTGCAACTTTGGCGGCTACACATTTAAGTGGATCTGATTATGCTAG GGTGTTGTTAAGATGGGCCAACCATGTCCTCCATGCCGAACACAACATCTGGAG GGCTCTTATTCTTTATGTTGCAGCTGGTGCATTGCAAGATGCCCTAGCAGCACTCCGGGAAGCACAACAACCTGATACAGCTGCCATGTTCATACTTGCTTGCCATGAAGGCCATGCacaatttatatcaaatttaggaAATTCAGATGATGAATCTGGGTCTTCAATCAAGGATACTCTCGTTGGCTTGCCAGGGTTGAATCCAGAGAATGAAGATGTCATTGCAGTAGGTGAATATTATGGACAATACCAAAGAAAGTTGGTGCATCTGTGCATGGACTCCCAGCCATTTTCTGACTAA